One stretch of Falco naumanni isolate bFalNau1 chromosome 7, bFalNau1.pat, whole genome shotgun sequence DNA includes these proteins:
- the LOC121091275 gene encoding lamin-L(III)-like isoform X3 has protein sequence MAFTSTPVSGSRLVPAAVSPSPTRLSRLQEKEELQQLNDRLVAYIERVRALEADKSALEQRLAELQARSDREHSSLRLRYETELADARRALDEVAMERATLQIEVGKLGEEHRQLHSRNSKKEADLDLAQSRLRDLDAQLNAKEAELATALSNSRTLEKDLRELKDEVVTLTVSLEDTKKHLHSEILRRVDVENHSKTLQEEMMFQKNLHEDELKETKRAHESRIAEIESCHRREFESKLLDVLQQLRKQQEEEMKLYKEELAQIFSAKMGNIELSVSKKNEFAKVLQEELMETKLRADTLTSQVNQYQSQNAALESKIRDLQEKLDYDRDFHRRCMAEKEKEMTEAQQKARAQLEEYEHLLDVKLALDLEINAYRKMLEGEEQRLKLSPSPSSHSAVTQATSQGRRFLHGKKRKMKEAKKRGHSAGFKTVQRASSSGNISIEEIDADGKFVRLKNNSDKDQPLHGWLLRRHLGSVSDVAYSFPSRFTLQAGQVVTIWGAAAGVSPDSSDLVWNSQKSWGTGDSISVTLITDDGEELAERTIMYVPKEESSEQDDDYEEITGSEMESPSRQKEDPSCSVM, from the exons ATGGCTTTCACCTCCACGCCGGTGAGCGGTAGCCGCTTGGTCCCCGCCGCCGTCTCGCCGAGCCCGACGCGGCTGAGCCggctgcaggagaaggaggagctgcagcagctcaacGACCGCCTGGTCGCCTATATCGAGCGGGTGCGGGCGCTGGAGGCCGACAAGTCGGCGCTGGAGCAGCGGCTGGCCGAGCTGCAGGCGAGGAGCGACCgggagcacagcagcctgcGGCTGCGCTACGAGACGGAGCTGGCCGACGCCCGCCGGGCGCTGGATGAAGTCGCCATGGAGCGGGCCACGCTGCAGATAGAGGTGGGCAAGCTCGGCGAGGAGCACCggcagctgcacagcag GAattcaaaaaaagaagctgaCTTAGACCTGGCACAGTCTCGTCTGAGGGACCTCGATGCTCAGCTGAACGCGAAGGAAGCTGAATTAGCAACGGCTTTGAGTAACAGCCGAACTCTGGAGAAGGACCTTCGTGAATTAAAAGATGAAGTAGTCACT CTGACAGTGTCGCTGGAAGATACCAAAAAGCATCTCCACAGTGAAATATTGAGAAGGGTGGATGTGGAAAATCATTCAAAAACTTTGCAAGAAGAAATGATGTTCCAGAAGAACCTTCATGAAGAT GAGCTCAAGGAGACCAAAAGAGCCCATGAGAGCAGGATAGCAGAAATAGAATCTTGCCATCGGAGAGAATTTGAGAGTAAGCTCTTGGatgttctgcagcagctcagaaaacaacaggaagaagaaatgaaactatACAAAGAGGAGCTGGCACAAATATTCAGTGCAAAA ATGGGGAATATTGAGCTATCTGTGTCAAAAAAGAATGAGTTTGCCAAAGTTCTTCAGGAGGAGCTGATGGAAACAAAGCTGAGAGCTGACACTCTGACGTCTCAAGTTAATCAATATCAAAGCCAG AATGCTGCTTTGGAGAGCAAAATTAGGGACCTACAGGAGAAGCTGGATTATGACCGTGATTTCCATCGAAGGTGTATggctgaaaaggagaaagaaatgacagaagcCCAGCAGAAGGCACGAGCACAGCTGGAAGAATATGAGCATCTCCTGGATGTGAAACTGGCTCTAGATCTGGAAATAAATGCTTACAGAAAGATGCTGGAAGGAGAGGAACAGAG GCTAAAGCTGTCGCCCAGTCCATCTTCACACAGCGCTGTGACTCAAGCAACAAGTCAAGGGCGACGGTTCCTGCAcgggaagaaaaggaaaatgaaagaagccAAAAAGAGAGGGCATAGTGCTGGATTTAAGACTGTTCAGCGTGCTTCATCTTCCGGAAACATATCTATTGAAGAAATCGATGCGGATGGGAAATTTGTCAGGCTTAAAAACAACTCTGACAAG GATCAGCCACTGCATGGATGGCTGTTAAGACGACATCTTGGAAGTGTGTCAGATGTTGCATACAGTTTTCCCTCACGGTTCACTCTTCAGGCGGGCCAAGTAGTTACA ATCTGGGGTGCAGCTGCTGGTGTAAGCCCAGATTCTAGTGATCTGGTCTGGAATTCCCAGAAGTCTTGGGGAACTGGGGACAGTATTAGTGTCACACTCATCACAGATGATGGTGAG GAACTTGCAGAGAGGACAATAATGTATGTAcccaaagaagaaagcagtgagCAAGATGATGATTATGAAGAAATAACTGGAAGTGAAATGGAGTCTCCATCTCGG
- the LOC121091275 gene encoding lamin-L(III)-like isoform X2 encodes MAFTSTPVSGSRLVPAAVSPSPTRLSRLQEKEELQQLNDRLVAYIERVRALEADKSALEQRLAELQARSDREHSSLRLRYETELADARRALDEVAMERATLQIEVGKLGEEHRQLHSRNSKKEADLDLAQSRLRDLDAQLNAKEAELATALSNSRTLEKDLRELKDEVVTLTVSLEDTKKHLHSEILRRVDVENHSKTLQEEMMFQKNLHEDELKETKRAHESRIAEIESCHRREFESKLLDVLQQLRKQQEEEMKLYKEELAQIFSAKMGNIELSVSKKNEFAKVLQEELMETKLRADTLTSQVNQYQSQNAALESKIRDLQEKLDYDRDFHRRCMAEKEKEMTEAQQKARAQLEEYEHLLDVKLALDLEINAYRKMLEGEEQRLKLSPSPSSHSAVTQATSQGRRFLHGKKRKMKEAKKRGHSAGFKTVQRASSSGNISIEEIDADGKFVRLKNNSDKDQPLHGWLLRRHLGSVSDVAYSFPSRFTLQAGQVVTIWGAAAGVSPDSSDLVWNSQKSWGTGDSISVTLITDDGEELAERTIMYVPKEESSEQDDDYEEITGSEMESPSRTKRRRKKKCCLVS; translated from the exons ATGGCTTTCACCTCCACGCCGGTGAGCGGTAGCCGCTTGGTCCCCGCCGCCGTCTCGCCGAGCCCGACGCGGCTGAGCCggctgcaggagaaggaggagctgcagcagctcaacGACCGCCTGGTCGCCTATATCGAGCGGGTGCGGGCGCTGGAGGCCGACAAGTCGGCGCTGGAGCAGCGGCTGGCCGAGCTGCAGGCGAGGAGCGACCgggagcacagcagcctgcGGCTGCGCTACGAGACGGAGCTGGCCGACGCCCGCCGGGCGCTGGATGAAGTCGCCATGGAGCGGGCCACGCTGCAGATAGAGGTGGGCAAGCTCGGCGAGGAGCACCggcagctgcacagcag GAattcaaaaaaagaagctgaCTTAGACCTGGCACAGTCTCGTCTGAGGGACCTCGATGCTCAGCTGAACGCGAAGGAAGCTGAATTAGCAACGGCTTTGAGTAACAGCCGAACTCTGGAGAAGGACCTTCGTGAATTAAAAGATGAAGTAGTCACT CTGACAGTGTCGCTGGAAGATACCAAAAAGCATCTCCACAGTGAAATATTGAGAAGGGTGGATGTGGAAAATCATTCAAAAACTTTGCAAGAAGAAATGATGTTCCAGAAGAACCTTCATGAAGAT GAGCTCAAGGAGACCAAAAGAGCCCATGAGAGCAGGATAGCAGAAATAGAATCTTGCCATCGGAGAGAATTTGAGAGTAAGCTCTTGGatgttctgcagcagctcagaaaacaacaggaagaagaaatgaaactatACAAAGAGGAGCTGGCACAAATATTCAGTGCAAAA ATGGGGAATATTGAGCTATCTGTGTCAAAAAAGAATGAGTTTGCCAAAGTTCTTCAGGAGGAGCTGATGGAAACAAAGCTGAGAGCTGACACTCTGACGTCTCAAGTTAATCAATATCAAAGCCAG AATGCTGCTTTGGAGAGCAAAATTAGGGACCTACAGGAGAAGCTGGATTATGACCGTGATTTCCATCGAAGGTGTATggctgaaaaggagaaagaaatgacagaagcCCAGCAGAAGGCACGAGCACAGCTGGAAGAATATGAGCATCTCCTGGATGTGAAACTGGCTCTAGATCTGGAAATAAATGCTTACAGAAAGATGCTGGAAGGAGAGGAACAGAG GCTAAAGCTGTCGCCCAGTCCATCTTCACACAGCGCTGTGACTCAAGCAACAAGTCAAGGGCGACGGTTCCTGCAcgggaagaaaaggaaaatgaaagaagccAAAAAGAGAGGGCATAGTGCTGGATTTAAGACTGTTCAGCGTGCTTCATCTTCCGGAAACATATCTATTGAAGAAATCGATGCGGATGGGAAATTTGTCAGGCTTAAAAACAACTCTGACAAG GATCAGCCACTGCATGGATGGCTGTTAAGACGACATCTTGGAAGTGTGTCAGATGTTGCATACAGTTTTCCCTCACGGTTCACTCTTCAGGCGGGCCAAGTAGTTACA ATCTGGGGTGCAGCTGCTGGTGTAAGCCCAGATTCTAGTGATCTGGTCTGGAATTCCCAGAAGTCTTGGGGAACTGGGGACAGTATTAGTGTCACACTCATCACAGATGATGGTGAG GAACTTGCAGAGAGGACAATAATGTATGTAcccaaagaagaaagcagtgagCAAGATGATGATTATGAAGAAATAACTGGAAGTGAAATGGAGTCTCCATCTCGG accaaaagaagaagaaaaaagaaatgttgtttgGTTTCATGA
- the LOC121091275 gene encoding lamin-L(III)-like isoform X1, with product MAFTSTPVSGSRLVPAAVSPSPTRLSRLQEKEELQQLNDRLVAYIERVRALEADKSALEQRLAELQARSDREHSSLRLRYETELADARRALDEVAMERATLQIEVGKLGEEHRQLHSRNSKKEADLDLAQSRLRDLDAQLNAKEAELATALSNSRTLEKDLRELKDEVVTLTVSLEDTKKHLHSEILRRVDVENHSKTLQEEMMFQKNLHEDELKETKRAHESRIAEIESCHRREFESKLLDVLQQLRKQQEEEMKLYKEELAQIFSAKMGNIELSVSKKNEFAKVLQEELMETKLRADTLTSQVNQYQSQNAALESKIRDLQEKLDYDRDFHRRCMAEKEKEMTEAQQKARAQLEEYEHLLDVKLALDLEINAYRKMLEGEEQRLKLSPSPSSHSAVTQATSQGRRFLHGKKRKMKEAKKRGHSAGFKTVQRASSSGNISIEEIDADGKFVRLKNNSDKDQPLHGWLLRRHLGSVSDVAYSFPSRFTLQAGQVVTIWGAAAGVSPDSSDLVWNSQKSWGTGDSISVTLITDDGEELAERTIMYVPKEESSEQDDDYEEITGSEMESPSRVSCLKLHAINRAIQWLFLFIMVQKSSPSTIHILQL from the exons ATGGCTTTCACCTCCACGCCGGTGAGCGGTAGCCGCTTGGTCCCCGCCGCCGTCTCGCCGAGCCCGACGCGGCTGAGCCggctgcaggagaaggaggagctgcagcagctcaacGACCGCCTGGTCGCCTATATCGAGCGGGTGCGGGCGCTGGAGGCCGACAAGTCGGCGCTGGAGCAGCGGCTGGCCGAGCTGCAGGCGAGGAGCGACCgggagcacagcagcctgcGGCTGCGCTACGAGACGGAGCTGGCCGACGCCCGCCGGGCGCTGGATGAAGTCGCCATGGAGCGGGCCACGCTGCAGATAGAGGTGGGCAAGCTCGGCGAGGAGCACCggcagctgcacagcag GAattcaaaaaaagaagctgaCTTAGACCTGGCACAGTCTCGTCTGAGGGACCTCGATGCTCAGCTGAACGCGAAGGAAGCTGAATTAGCAACGGCTTTGAGTAACAGCCGAACTCTGGAGAAGGACCTTCGTGAATTAAAAGATGAAGTAGTCACT CTGACAGTGTCGCTGGAAGATACCAAAAAGCATCTCCACAGTGAAATATTGAGAAGGGTGGATGTGGAAAATCATTCAAAAACTTTGCAAGAAGAAATGATGTTCCAGAAGAACCTTCATGAAGAT GAGCTCAAGGAGACCAAAAGAGCCCATGAGAGCAGGATAGCAGAAATAGAATCTTGCCATCGGAGAGAATTTGAGAGTAAGCTCTTGGatgttctgcagcagctcagaaaacaacaggaagaagaaatgaaactatACAAAGAGGAGCTGGCACAAATATTCAGTGCAAAA ATGGGGAATATTGAGCTATCTGTGTCAAAAAAGAATGAGTTTGCCAAAGTTCTTCAGGAGGAGCTGATGGAAACAAAGCTGAGAGCTGACACTCTGACGTCTCAAGTTAATCAATATCAAAGCCAG AATGCTGCTTTGGAGAGCAAAATTAGGGACCTACAGGAGAAGCTGGATTATGACCGTGATTTCCATCGAAGGTGTATggctgaaaaggagaaagaaatgacagaagcCCAGCAGAAGGCACGAGCACAGCTGGAAGAATATGAGCATCTCCTGGATGTGAAACTGGCTCTAGATCTGGAAATAAATGCTTACAGAAAGATGCTGGAAGGAGAGGAACAGAG GCTAAAGCTGTCGCCCAGTCCATCTTCACACAGCGCTGTGACTCAAGCAACAAGTCAAGGGCGACGGTTCCTGCAcgggaagaaaaggaaaatgaaagaagccAAAAAGAGAGGGCATAGTGCTGGATTTAAGACTGTTCAGCGTGCTTCATCTTCCGGAAACATATCTATTGAAGAAATCGATGCGGATGGGAAATTTGTCAGGCTTAAAAACAACTCTGACAAG GATCAGCCACTGCATGGATGGCTGTTAAGACGACATCTTGGAAGTGTGTCAGATGTTGCATACAGTTTTCCCTCACGGTTCACTCTTCAGGCGGGCCAAGTAGTTACA ATCTGGGGTGCAGCTGCTGGTGTAAGCCCAGATTCTAGTGATCTGGTCTGGAATTCCCAGAAGTCTTGGGGAACTGGGGACAGTATTAGTGTCACACTCATCACAGATGATGGTGAG GAACTTGCAGAGAGGACAATAATGTATGTAcccaaagaagaaagcagtgagCAAGATGATGATTATGAAGAAATAACTGGAAGTGAAATGGAGTCTCCATCTCGGGTAAGCTGCCTGAAGTTACATGCTATCAACAGAGCCATTCAatggttgtttcttttcattatgGTACAAAAATCTTCTCCAAGTACTATCCATATTCTACAACTCTAA